A portion of the Hydractinia symbiolongicarpus strain clone_291-10 chromosome 10, HSymV2.1, whole genome shotgun sequence genome contains these proteins:
- the LOC130612648 gene encoding uncharacterized protein LOC130612648: MGSEESKPQPFSLHSKMVHNHTKILTGEKDQQSYPETIEEYCQSLVGLRFHGQTSDRQETDTSKMEGDENLGQFLLKLDEFMRSDSFEEYSELHERKFLEMVKPLVQYRKRTSESENECFSRLKKDGERFLKVYKNRGKYSEELSHNKTYWGSRQQLLSGKVIADWVDSFGGPMDPVFGVLLNPTSGRVGPGDTSFLHKYLFDNNGIFAYHAAVHDAFGYLFYSHGIGPGYDYLNKKWLSNGNMFAGQLTGLWFWSKAIADYEQKYWFNKEEKSNRIL; encoded by the exons ATGGGAAGTGAAGAAAGCAAACCACAACCGTTTTCATTGCATTCAAAAATGGTTCATAATCATACAAAAATACTAACTGGAGAGAAAGATCAACAATCTTATCCTGAAACGATTGAAGAATATTGTCAATCATTAGTTGGACTTCGATTTCATGGACAAACAAGTGATAGACAG GAAACAGATACATCTAAAATGGAAGGAGATGAGAATTTGGGACAATTTCTTCTGAAATTGGATGAATTTATGAGATCAGACAGCTTTGAAGAATACTCTGAATTACACGAAAGAAAGTTTTTAGAAATGGTCAAGCCTCTTGTCCAATACAGAAAGCGTACTTCAGAAAGCGAAAATGAATGTTTTTCACGATTGAAAAAGGATGGAGAAAGAttcttaaaagtttataaaaatcgCGGAA aatattctgaaGAATTAAGCCACAACAAAACATATTGGGGAAGTAGGCAACAACTGCTATCAGGAAAAGTCATCGCTGATTGGGTAGATTCTTTTGGTGGACCTATGGATCCTGTCTTTGGTGTGTTACTGAATCCAACATCAG GACGCGTTGGACCAGGAGATACGTCATTCTTACACAAATATTTATTCGACAACAATGGCATTTTTGCATATCACGCTGCTGTTCATGATGCATTTGGTTATCTTTTCTATTCACATGGCATTGGGCCGGGTTATGACTATCTGAATAAAAAATGGTTGAGTAATGGCAATATGTTTGCTGGTCAGCTCACTGGACTTTGGTTTTGGTCAAAAGCTATTGCAGATTACGAACAAAAATATTGGTTCAACAAGGAAGAAAAGTCTAACCGCATTCTGTGA
- the LOC130612645 gene encoding uncharacterized protein LOC130612645, with translation MANRQLRSEVLKRALKACIVQPVIRKYQVVAVRAMWGSDVDAREVIWGKRMQMENILLSNEQVSCFFSCITYMARPRKRKSMRNEGEEEEGADSSSEGDNRNGANAPETFPGISFWIACDLPNCTLSQFETNLSKSFMQAGLNLTTCNAIQTRGKYLNLLVLEILSMFFEYFTPHLIFVGKTSALQAFSGSLYQVLKDHNREEAKRIVEISHRTMIRSAARDEGVQLDHVAVMESEQYSMKPCQLILTKNIDKEVYQDVIRGLSEIRFTSLDLKVIDKSEGTEVTIPVKPTNKLCQSVDIVRRMMERNSFGLCNGGVYKKIGESRYTYVYCCSVKSYLYRSLKNKAIANEITPNLRELVFLLSDGECQIIDQITLDYNYIECLPNGVCYNIAKKCFDVKPNLKGSPRAFVRYFHREGKNPEPKPFIEGVENSFPDRNVRLRFYQKWYQILLAGQYPMKEKKLLLVGPPDSGKTSWFAPFQGIIPEMYIAGVVRDGRFSGHLINRNTQVVFMDEWTSDSLCCEDAKRILQGKSMSMQYMNIYFE, from the exons ATGGCTAACAGGCAACTGCGAAGTGAAGTTTTGAAACGCGCCCTGAAGGCATGCATCGTCCAACCGGTAATAAGAAAATATCAGGTAGTAGCCGTTCGTGCGATGTGGGGAAGTGATGTTGATGCCCGCGAGGTCATTTGGGGCAAGAGAATGCAGATGGAGAACATATTGCTTAGCAACGAACAAGtatcctgttttttttcttgtattaccTATATGGCCAGACCTCGTAAGAGAAAGTCGATGAGGAATGAAGGGGAGGAAGAAGAAGGAGCCGACTCTAGCAGTGAAGGTGATAACAGAAACGGCGCAAATGCGCctgaaacatttcctggcatTTCTTTCTGGATCGCGTGCGACTTGCCAAACTGTACCTTAagtcaatttgaaacaaatttgtcGAAGTCTTTTATGCAAGCCGGGTTGAATTTAACAACGTGCAATGCTATACAGACAAGAGGTAAATACTTGAACCTTTTAGTACTTGAAATACTGTCAATGTTTTTCGAATATTTTACGCCACATTTGATATTTGTAGGCAAAACCAGTGCATTGCAAGCATTCTCAGGATCGTTATACCAAGTCTTGAAAGACCACAATAGGGAAGAAGCAAAACGGATAGTTGAGATATCCCATCGCACAATGATTAGGAGTGCAGCTAGAGATGAAGGTGTTCAACTTGACCACGTTGCTGTAATGGAAAGCGAACAGTACTCGATGAAACCCTGTCAGTTAattctaacaaaaaatattgataaagagGTATATCAAGATGTAATTCGTGGTTTATCCGAAATCAGATTTACATCGCTTGATTTAAAAGTAATTGATAAATCGGAAG GCACAGAAGTAACTATTCCCGTTAAGCCAACTAACAAACTTTGTCAATCCGTGGATATAGTTCGAAGGATGATGGAGAGGAATAGCTTTGGACTGTGCAATGGaggtgtatacaaaaaaataggaGAAAGCAGATACACATACGTTTACTGTTGTTCGGTGAAAAGCTATCTCTATCGCTCGTTGAAAAACAAAGCAATCGCCAACGAAATTACGCCAAATTTACGAGAGTTGGTATTTTTGCTGTCGGACGGCGAGTGTCAAATAATTGATCAAATAACTCTGGATTACAATTACATTGAATGCTTGCCAAATGGAGTTTGTTATAACATCGCCAAAAAATGTTTCGATGTCAAGCCAAATTTAAAGGGATCTCCCCGAGCATTCGTACGGTACTTTCATCGTGAGGGAAAAAATCCCGAACCAAAGCCATTTATAGAAG GTGTCGAAAATAGTTTCCCAGATAGAAATGTGCGGTTgcgtttttatcaaaaatggtaCCAAATTTTGCTCGCCGGTCAGTATCCcatgaaagaaaagaaattgttgCTGGTAGGTCCTCCTGATAGTGGAAAGACTAGTTGGTTTGCTCCATTTCAAG GCATTATTCCAGAAATGTACATTGCTGGCGTGGTTCGGGATGGTCGATTCTCAGGCCACCTGATAAATAGAAATACACAAGTCGTATTTATGGATGAATGGACTAGCGACAGTCTATGTTGTGAAGATGCAAAAAGAATATTGCAAGGTAAGTCGATGTCGATGCAGTACATGAACATTTACTTTGAATAA
- the LOC130612647 gene encoding uncharacterized protein LOC130612647, with protein MWQCADGIPLSLIGGLVMIPQKHKEPARFQYNSGFFITTNIMPDFGNGVDGEAILRRLEVFETKTLRVKDNSITKWMRMHCMEIFVYVASQLKDISLFTSETNVAKKNQVGAVYNDVDCDPSVFLDEEQTLEASSSCLSTRVQIENAVPQEAIDYAIIAADDRDGILYHALNFDHELFDIENKLHSAEYMRKMYEIAAGAWEEICPLINNDETLVAFKRRKRINWQGSDTFYDTWLLATNSCRDCFPTKEMKELYPDWAQLIEQDEDEGEGSSHDREENEEEEEETNEEEEGHREEEETEEHEINAKSTKPVSTVKQEYMPFCPANNSTAFIDLVSDDESVPEISSVKLELFSADNSTTSLDCDVICISSDEEDN; from the exons ATGTGGCAATGTGCAGATGGGATACCACTTTCTCTTATAGGCGGCTTGGTTATGATCCCGCAAAAACACAAAGAACCGGCCCGTTTTCAATACAATTcgggtttttttataacaactaaTATAATGCCGGACTTCGGAAATGGTGTAGATGGTGAGGCTATCCTGCGTCGTCTTGAAGTTTTCGAAACTAAGACACTTCGAGTGAAGGACAATAGCATAACAA AGTGGATGAGAATGCACTGCATGGAAATATTTGTGTACGTTGCCAGCCAGTTGAAAGACATCTCGCTTTTCACCAGCGAAACCAATGTTGCGAAGAAAAATCAAGTAGGCGCTGTGTACAACGACGTTGATTGCGATCCGTCGGTCTTCTTGGACGAAGAGCAAACATTGGAAGCATCTAGCAGTTGTCTAAGCACACGAGTTCAGATTGAGAATGCAGTTCCGCAAGAGGCTATCGACTATGCCATTATTGCGGCCGACGATAGGGATGGCATTTTGTACCATGCGCTTAACTTTGATCATGAACTGTTTGACATAGAAAACAAGTTACACAGTGCTGAATATATGCGCAAAATGTACGAGATAGCCGCTGGGGCATGGGAGGAAATCTGCCCATTAATTAATAACGATGAGACCTTGGTAGCATTCAAACGCCGTAAAAGGATCAACTGGCAGGGTAGTGACACGTTCTACGACACGTGGTTGCTTGCTACAAACTCCTGCCGCGATTGCTTCCCGACGAAAGAAATGAAGGAGCTCTACCCTGATTGGGCACAACTAATTGAGCAAGACGAAGACGAAGGAGAAGGTAGTAGCCACGACCGCGAAGAGAAcgaggaagaagaagaggaaacaaACGAAGAGGAGGAAGGTCATAgggaagaagaagaaacagaaGAACATGAAATCAATGCTAAGTCGACAAAACCTGTTTCCACTGTTAAGCAAGAATATATGCCGTTTTGTCCAGCAAATAACAGTACTGCTTTTATAGACCTCGTGTCAGATGATGAAAGTGTTCCTGAAATTTCTTCAGTAAAATTAGAGCTATTTTCCGCAGATAATTCAACCACTTCTCTCGATTGTGATGTTATCTGCATTAGTTCGGACGAAgaagacaattaa
- the LOC130612646 gene encoding uncharacterized protein LOC130612646 — MTKRVLQKPAWKEALGASMRSKRLKLMPDKDNRFCCPVADCDSESYGSKRGCRKHVYNRHGWFYYFDKRPNIDEVLPHFSTRNRIKDPQRKRASTFSMPSFAKTCNLAVAFRTWLKSPGGGGKDHSQADQITCKVLKYAKYCCEDSPSVWEVPFPVIDYCVGSINMLSDFVDFLRDQWKVGFSGIIGYMNAIGHMLDYRRSTDVLTLINEYIDNVRRRLNPTNDYLLVCRNGKQLTRISDVFGRIVYQAIGKYINPTRYRQIIETESVAHLETKEQAILSQDQKHTSQVAKVHYQKTESRNIAAKARLCMDKLRDQTTCTLTVSEINSNTKNVKTSGSTLEHETPVQTRQKKVSFSAMEDKFLQAGLQKYGNAKWTSILADPNYSFHCSRKASTLAVRAKTKQFI, encoded by the exons ATGACAAAACGAGTCTTGCAAAAGCCTGCGTGGAAAGAGGCATTGGGAGCCTCAATGAGATCGAAAAGGCTTAAGTTAATGCCTGATAAAGATAACCGCTTTTGTTGTCCTGTGGCTGATTGTGACAGCGAGTCGTATGGAAGTAAAAGAGGGTGTAGAAAACATGTCTATAACCGTCATGGATGGTTTTATTATTTCGATAAAAGACCGAATATCGACGAAGTACTTCCCCACTTCAGTACGAGAAATCGCATAAAAGATCCCCAAAGAAAGCGCGCCTCCACATTTTCAATGCCGTCTTTTGCTAAAACATGTAATTTGGCAGTTGCATTTAGGACATGGTTAAAAAGTCCAGGTGGTGGTGGTAAAGATCATTCTCAGGCCGATCAAATAActtgtaaagttttaaagtatGCCAAATATTGCTGCGAGGATTCTCCTTCGGTATGGGAAGTACCATTCCCTGTTATCGACTACTGTGTTGGCTCTATTAATATGCTTTCTGATTTCGTAGATTTTTTGAGAGACCAATGGAAGGTTGGCTTCTCAGGAATAATTGGCTACATGAATGCTATTGGGCACATGCTTGATTACAGACGAAGCACAG ATGTACTCACACTAATAAACGAATACATTGACAATGTACGACGAAGATTGAACCCCACCAACGATTATCTACTAGTGTGTCGAAATGGTAAGCAGTTGACGCGTATTTCGGACGTATTCGGTAGAATTGTTTATCAAGCAATTGGTAAGTATATAAATCCTACACGATATAGGCAAATCATCGAAACCGAAAGTGTTGCACACTTAGAAACAAAAGAACAAGCAATTCTTTCTCAAGATCAAAAACACACGTCGCAGGTAGCTAAAGTTCATTACCAGAAGACTGAATCGCGCAATATAGCTGCAAAAGCCAGGTTATGTATGGATAAATTACGAGATCAAACAACGTGTACTTTAACTGTAAGCGAAATCAATAGTAACACCAAAAATGTGAAAACGTCTGGAAGTACTTTGGAACACGAAACACCTGTTCAAACGAGACAGAAAAAAGTTAGTTTTAGTGCCATGGAGGACAAGTTTTTACAAGCTGGGCTACAAAAATATGGCAATGCAAAATGGACTTCCATTCTCGCAGATCCTAACTACTCCTTTCATTGTAGCCGTAAAGCTAGTACATTGGCGGTTAGAGCGAAGACAAAACAATTTATATAA
- the LOC130612828 gene encoding uncharacterized protein LOC130612828: MANRQLRSEVLKRALKACIVQPVIRKYQVVAVRAMWGSDVDAREVIWGKRMQMENILLSNEQVSCFFSCITYMARPRKRKSMRNEGEEEEGADSSSEGDNRNGANAPETFPGISFWIACDLPNCTLSQFETNLSKSFMQAGLNLTTCNAIQTRGKYLNLLVLEILSMFFEYFTPHLIFVGKTSALQAFSGSLYQVLKDHNREEAKRIVEISHRTMIRSAARDEGVQLDHVAVMESEQYSMKPCQLILTKNIDKEVYQDVIRGLSEIRFTSLDLKVIDKSEGTEVTIPVKPTNKLCQSVDIVRRMMERNSFGLCNGGVYKKIGESRYTYVYCCSVKSYLYRSLKNKAIANEITPNLRELVFLLSDGECQIIDQITLDYNYIECLPNGVCYNIAKKSRTKAIYRSENVGSFSFNVL, from the exons ATGGCTAACAGGCAACTGCGAAGTGAAGTTTTGAAACGCGCCCTGAAGGCATGCATCGTCCAACCGGTAATAAGAAAATATCAGGTAGTAGCCGTTCGTGCGATGTGGGGAAGTGATGTTGATGCCCGCGAGGTCATTTGGGGCAAGAGAATGCAGATGGAGAACATATTGCTTAGCAACGAACAAGtatcctgttttttttcttgtattaccTATATGGCCAGACCTCGTAAGAGAAAGTCGATGAGGAATGAAGGGGAGGAAGAAGAAGGAGCCGACTCTAGCAGTGAAGGTGATAACAGAAACGGCGCAAATGCGCctgaaacatttcctggcatTTCTTTCTGGATCGCGTGCGACTTGCCAAACTGTACCTTAagtcaatttgaaacaaatttgtcGAAGTCTTTTATGCAAGCCGGGTTGAATTTAACAACGTGCAATGCTATACAGACAAGAGGTAAATACTTGAACCTTTTAGTACTTGAAATACTGTCAATGTTTTTCGAATATTTTACGCCACATTTGATATTTGTAGGCAAAACCAGTGCATTGCAAGCATTCTCAGGATCGTTATACCAAGTCTTGAAAGACCACAATAGGGAAGAAGCAAAACGGATAGTTGAGATATCCCATCGCACAATGATTAGGAGTGCAGCTAGAGATGAAGGTGTTCAACTTGACCACGTTGCTGTAATGGAAAGCGAACAGTACTCGATGAAACCCTGTCAGTTAattctaacaaaaaatattgataaagagGTATATCAAGATGTAATTCGTGGTTTATCCGAAATCAGATTTACATCGCTTGATTTAAAAGTAATTGATAAATCGGAAG GCACAGAAGTAACTATTCCCGTTAAGCCAACTAACAAACTTTGTCAATCCGTGGATATAGTTCGAAGGATGATGGAGAGGAATAGCTTTGGACTGTGCAATGGaggtgtatacaaaaaaataggaGAAAGCAGATACACATACGTTTACTGTTGTTCGGTGAAAAGCTATCTCTATCGCTCGTTGAAAAACAAAGCAATCGCCAACGAAATTACGCCAAATTTACGAGAGTTGGTATTTTTGCTGTCGGACGGCGAGTGTCAAATAATTGATCAAATAACTCTGGATTACAATTACATTGAATGCTTGCCAAATGGAGTTTGTTATAACATCGCCAAAAAATCCCGAACCAAAGCCATTTATAGAAG TGAAAATGTtggctctttttcttttaacgtgttgtaa
- the LOC130612644 gene encoding uncharacterized protein LOC130612644 isoform X1 yields MTKRVLQKPAWKEALGASMRSKRLKLMPDKDNRFCCPVADCDSESYGSKRGCRKHVYNRHGWFYYFDKRPNIDEVLPHFSTRNRIKDPQRKRASTFSMPSFAKTCNLAVAFRTWLKSPGGGGKDHSQADQITCKVLKYAKYCCEDSPSVWEVPFPVIDYCVGSINMLSDFVDFLRDQWKVGFSGIIGYMNAIGHMLDYRRSTGTTEKNLSVFVAAEIYLHRVKKFLLRKMKAEWKCILSVEYLNSIDCWATLYDLQKVIPYHSEKYKQIVLNAKNASACVAAHDLSFSTSFIVAVLFLMVKASRPMTYQTLTVTMIKGVKEDGFIDQNVFKTAEKYGFDSLYFSIDVLTLINEYIDNVRRRLNPTNDYLLVCRNGKQLTRISDVFGRIVYQAIGKYINPTRYRQIIETESVAHLETKEQAILSQDQKHTSQVAKVHYQKTESRNIAAKARLCMDKLRDQTTCTLTVSEINSNTKNVKTSGSTLEHETPVQTRQKKVSFSAMEDKFLQAGLQKYGNAKWTSILADPNYSFHCSRKASTLAVRAKTKQFI; encoded by the coding sequence ATGACAAAACGAGTCTTGCAAAAGCCTGCGTGGAAAGAGGCATTGGGAGCCTCAATGAGATCGAAAAGGCTTAAGTTAATGCCTGATAAAGATAACCGCTTTTGTTGTCCTGTGGCTGATTGTGACAGCGAGTCGTATGGAAGTAAAAGAGGGTGTAGAAAACATGTCTATAACCGTCATGGATGGTTTTATTATTTCGATAAAAGACCGAATATCGACGAAGTACTTCCCCACTTCAGTACGAGAAATCGCATAAAAGATCCCCAAAGAAAGCGCGCCTCCACATTTTCAATGCCGTCTTTTGCTAAAACATGTAATTTGGCAGTTGCATTTAGGACATGGTTAAAAAGTCCAGGTGGTGGTGGTAAAGATCATTCTCAGGCCGATCAAATAActtgtaaagttttaaagtatGCCAAATATTGCTGCGAGGATTCTCCTTCGGTATGGGAAGTACCATTCCCTGTTATCGACTACTGTGTTGGCTCTATTAATATGCTTTCTGATTTCGTAGATTTTTTGAGAGACCAATGGAAGGTTGGCTTCTCAGGAATAATTGGCTACATGAATGCTATTGGGCACATGCTTGATTACAGACGAAGCACAGGTACGACTGAAAAAAATTTGTCGGTATTTGTTGCTGCAGAGATTTATTTGCACCGTGTTAAGAAATTCCTCCTTCGTAAAATGAAAGCTGAATGGAAGTGTATCTTAAGTGTTGAATATCTAAACAGTATAGACTGTTGGGCGACACTATATGATTTACAAAAGGTGATACCATACCAtagtgaaaaatataaacaaattgtgTTAAATGCTAAAAACGCAAGTGCATGTGTCGCAGCACACGATTTATCATTTTCGACTTCCTTCATAGTAgctgtattatttttaatggtGAAGGCTTCAAGACCCATGACGTATCAAACTCTTACAGTAACAATGATTAAAGGCGTGAAAGAGGATGGTTTTATAGATCAGAATGTCTTTAAAACTGCGGAGAAATACGGATTTGACTCTCTTTATTTTTCCATAGATGTACTCACACTAATAAACGAATACATTGACAATGTACGACGAAGATTGAACCCCACCAACGATTATCTACTAGTGTGTCGAAATGGTAAGCAGTTGACGCGTATTTCGGACGTATTCGGTAGAATTGTTTATCAAGCAATTGGTAAGTATATAAATCCTACACGATATAGGCAAATCATCGAAACCGAAAGTGTTGCACACTTAGAAACAAAAGAACAAGCAATTCTTTCTCAAGATCAAAAACACACGTCGCAGGTAGCTAAAGTTCATTACCAGAAGACTGAATCGCGCAATATAGCTGCAAAAGCCAGGTTATGTATGGATAAATTACGAGATCAAACAACGTGTACTTTAACTGTAAGCGAAATCAATAGTAACACCAAAAATGTGAAAACGTCTGGAAGTACTTTGGAACACGAAACACCTGTTCAAACGAGACAGAAAAAAGTTAGTTTTAGTGCCATGGAGGACAAGTTTTTACAAGCTGGGCTACAAAAATATGGCAATGCAAAATGGACTTCCATTCTCGCAGATCCTAACTACTCCTTTCATTGTAGCCGTAAAGCTAGTACATTGGCGGTTAGAGCGAAGACAAAACAATTTATATAA
- the LOC130612650 gene encoding uncharacterized protein LOC130612650 isoform X1, whose product MVLLVRDKVPYLGLKSLKLIKTNEELRYDYGDKCMLSLRKQKNLCVPLHLKDIENQLKKISHASILKLKEGQKTVIEVEGEHTYNEKYNLSSINVYCDTIIFIVLKQPYMIMRDRENLFKPLIYKTKIPNLHFERVVCLKSTRKSQDMTRVIQGILTVHI is encoded by the exons ATGGTGTTACTGGTTCGTGACAAAGTGCCGTATCTAGGCTTAAAGTCTCTAAAACTCATAAAGACTAATGAAGAGCTTAGATACGATTATGGTGACAAATGCATGTTGTCTTTGAGAAAGCAG aaGAACTTGTGTGTGCCATTACATTTAAAAGATATAGAGAATCAG CTAAAAAAGATCTCCCATGCAAGTATTCTGAAACTGAAG GAAGGGCAAAAAACTGTAATTGAGGTAGAAGGTGAGCACACTTACAATGAGAAGTATAACCTTTCATCAATAAACGTGTATTGTGACacaattatttttatagtattaAAACAGCCTTACATGATTATGAGAGATCGTGAAAA TTTGTTCAAGCCATTAATATATAAGACGAAGATCCCTAATCTTCACTTTGAAAGGGTTGTCTGTTTGAAATCGACAAGGAAATCACAAGACATGACTCGTGTGATACAAGGCATCTTAACAGTTCACATCTAA
- the LOC130612650 gene encoding uncharacterized protein LOC130612650 isoform X2, with translation MVLLVRDKVPYLGLKSLKLIKTNEELRYDYGDKCMLSLRKQKNLCVPLHLKDIENQLKKISHASILKLKEGQKTVIEVEVLKQPYMIMRDRENLFKPLIYKTKIPNLHFERVVCLKSTRKSQDMTRVIQGILTVHI, from the exons ATGGTGTTACTGGTTCGTGACAAAGTGCCGTATCTAGGCTTAAAGTCTCTAAAACTCATAAAGACTAATGAAGAGCTTAGATACGATTATGGTGACAAATGCATGTTGTCTTTGAGAAAGCAG aaGAACTTGTGTGTGCCATTACATTTAAAAGATATAGAGAATCAG CTAAAAAAGATCTCCCATGCAAGTATTCTGAAACTGAAG GAAGGGCAAAAAACTGTAATTGAGGTAGAAG tattaAAACAGCCTTACATGATTATGAGAGATCGTGAAAA TTTGTTCAAGCCATTAATATATAAGACGAAGATCCCTAATCTTCACTTTGAAAGGGTTGTCTGTTTGAAATCGACAAGGAAATCACAAGACATGACTCGTGTGATACAAGGCATCTTAACAGTTCACATCTAA
- the LOC130612650 gene encoding uncharacterized protein LOC130612650 isoform X3 yields the protein MRYTPVKRPLITETVSTASSVPQQKSLFRGKRRSLFCDKDVQLLRQKCSYIIANGPLTKQGVTKALEGEDILKRLLLYKFVLVCTTKENNYEHICSMNLCQSLKRITLR from the exons ATGCGATATACTCCTGTTAAGCGACCTTTAATTACT gAAACTGTAAGTACAGCAAGTAGTGTGCCACAGCAAAAATCTCTATTTAGA GGCAAGAGAAGAAGTTTATTTTGCGATAAAGATGTTCAACTGCTACGTCAAAAGTGCTCGTATATTATTGCTAATGGTCCTTTAACGAAACAAGGTGTCACTAAGGCGTTGGAAGGGGAAGATATACTAAAAAGATTACTTTTGTACAAATTTGTACTCGTTTGCACTACGAAAGAAAACAACTATGAACACATCTGTTCCATGAACTTATGCCAGTCATTAAAACGAATAACTCTTcgttaa